The Apodemus sylvaticus chromosome 22, mApoSyl1.1, whole genome shotgun sequence genome includes a region encoding these proteins:
- the Zp3 gene encoding zona pellucida sperm-binding protein 3: MGLSYLLPLCLLLCGGLELCYPQTLLPGGTPTPVGSSSPVKVECLEAELVVTVSRDLFGTGKLVQPGDLTLGSAGCQPLVSMDTDSVRFKAQLHECSSGVQVTEDALVYSTFLLHDPRPVDGLSILRTNRVEVPIECRYPRQGNVSSRPIQPTWVPFRATVSSEEKLAFSLRLMEENWDTEKSSPTFHLGEVAHLQADVQTGSHPPLQLFVDHCVATPSPAPDQNSSPYHVIVDAHGCLVDGLSESFSTFQVPRPRPETLQFTVDVFHFANSSRNTVYITCHLKVAPANQIPDKLNKACSFNKTSQSWSPVEGDADICDCCSHGNCSNSSFSWVKIHGPPQWSKLASRNRRHVTDEADVTVGPLVFLGKANDQAVEGWTSSAQTSVALGLGLATVALLTLAAVVLGVTKKYHTSSRLVSLP, encoded by the exons ATGGGGTTAAGCTATCTCCTCCCCCTTTGTCTCCTGCTGTGCGGAGGCCTCGAGCTGTGCTATCCCCAGACTCTGTTGCCGGGTGGAACTCCCACCCCAGTGGGGTCCTCATCGCCCGTGAAGGTGGAGTGTCTGGAAGCTGAGCTAGTGGTGACTGTCAGTAGAGACCTTTTTGGCACCGGGAAGCTAGTGCAGCCCGGGGACCTCACCCTTGGCTCAGCAGGCTGTCAGCCCCTGGTATCCATGGATACCGACTCGGTCAGGTTCAAGGCCCAGTTGCACGAGTGCAGCAGCGGGGTGCAG GTGACGGAAGATGCTCTGGTGTACAGCACTTTCCTGCTCCACGACCCTCGCCCTGTGGATGGCCTGTCCATCCTAAGGACTAACCGTGTGGAGGTACCCATTGAGTGCCGATACCCCAG GCAGGGCAACGTGAGCAGCAGGCCTATCCAGCCCACCTGGGTTCCCTTCAGAGCCACGGTGTCCTCAGAGGAGAAACTGGCTTTCTCTCTTCGCCTGATGGAGG AGAACTGGGATACTGAGAAATCATCGCCCACCTTCCACCTGGGAGAGGTCGCCCACCTCCAGGCAGATGTCCAGACGGGCAGCCACCCGCCGCTGCAGCTGTTTGTGGACCACTGCGTGGCCACGCCTTCACCTGCACCAGACCAGAACTCCTCCCCCTATCACGTCATCGTGGACGCCCACGG tTGTCTTGTGGATGGTCTATCTGAGAGCTTTTCAACATTTCAAGTGCCTAGGCCCCGGCCAGAGACACTCCAGTTCACGGTGGACGTCTTCCATTTCGCAAACAGCTCCAGAAATACG GTCTATATCACCTGCCATCTCAAAGTCGCGCCCGCTAACCAGATCCCGGACAAGCTCAACAAAGCCTGTTCATTCAACAAGACTTCGCAGAG TTGGTCGCCAGTAGAGGGCGATGCTGACATCTGTGATTGCTGCAGCCATGGCAACTGTAGTAATTCAAGCTTCTCATGGGTCAAGATTCATGGACCTCCCCAGTGGTCCAAGCTAGCTTCTCGAAACCGCAGGCACG TGACCGATGAAGCTGATGTCACTGTAGGGCCCCTGGTATTCCTTGGAAAGGCAAATGACCAGGCTGTGGAGGGCTGGACGTCTTCTGCTCAAACCTCTGTGGCTCTTGGGTTAGGTCTGGCCACAGTGGCATTGCTGACCCTGGCTGCTGTTGTCCTTGGTGTCACCAAGAAGTATCACACCTCTTCCCGCCTTGTATCCCTTCCGTAA